The following proteins are encoded in a genomic region of Micromonospora olivasterospora:
- the istA gene encoding IS21 family transposase, translated as MDEQRWLDVRRFRALHEAGASVSEIARETGLNWRTVKKYLAAGSGEVVPPVRARPARGQLIDVFAHVVDAWLRAELLLKGTVIHERLVEQYGFTGNYQRVKLYLQQARPRIAAELGISPDQLAGLHRRFEVVPGAQAQVDWGDEGGILAHVGIPKVYSFHMVLSYSRDPFCCFTTSRDLAAFWECHRRAFAHFGGVPGAIVYDRTKTVVRRHVAPGQAVPLHPEAVAFAGHYDFDIDVLAAYRPTGKGRVERQVTTTPLRLAP; from the coding sequence ATGGATGAGCAGCGGTGGCTGGATGTGCGCCGGTTCCGGGCGTTGCACGAGGCTGGTGCGAGTGTCTCGGAGATCGCTCGTGAGACGGGCCTGAACTGGCGGACGGTGAAGAAGTACCTGGCTGCTGGTAGCGGCGAGGTGGTGCCGCCGGTTCGGGCGCGGCCGGCTCGGGGGCAGTTGATCGACGTGTTCGCGCACGTGGTCGATGCGTGGCTGCGGGCGGAGTTGCTGCTCAAGGGCACGGTGATCCATGAACGCCTTGTCGAGCAGTACGGGTTCACCGGCAACTATCAGCGGGTGAAGCTGTATCTGCAGCAGGCCCGGCCGCGGATCGCTGCGGAGTTGGGGATCAGTCCGGATCAGCTGGCCGGGCTGCACCGCCGGTTCGAGGTCGTTCCGGGCGCCCAGGCGCAGGTGGACTGGGGCGACGAAGGCGGCATCCTGGCCCATGTCGGGATCCCGAAGGTGTACTCGTTTCACATGGTGCTGTCGTACTCGCGGGACCCGTTCTGCTGTTTCACCACCAGCCGGGACCTGGCCGCGTTCTGGGAGTGTCACCGGCGGGCGTTCGCGCACTTCGGCGGGGTTCCCGGGGCGATCGTCTACGACCGGACCAAGACCGTGGTCCGCCGGCATGTCGCCCCGGGCCAGGCGGTGCCGCTGCACCCGGAAGCGGTCGCGTTCGCCGGGCACTACGACTTCGACATCGATGTGCTGGCCGCCTATCGGCCGACCGGCAAAGGGCGGGTCGAACGGCAGGTCACCACAACACCGTTGCGTTTAGCGCCGTGA
- a CDS encoding PIN domain-containing protein, with protein sequence MDQEDRIALFLDYENLALGARDHHGGMAFDFRPIADALAERGRVVVRRAYADWSYFDEDRRMLTRSHVELIEIPQRMGASRKNAADIKMAVDAVELAFERAYISTFVICTGDSDFTPLVHKLRELNKRVIGVGIEKSTSALLPPACDEFLYYDRLEGVDIPTTRARRGRPGRVPSPEPQPVEPQPVEPQPGEQEPEPQRVVEEPTRDVDALAVLVAQTVAGLQGSSSGQVTASGLKRTLLRKDPTFSESDYGFRAFGELLRHLAGHNVIELAEGPAKGDPEVSLPEHGDREVAFGLLRSVVLDLAGDEGSVALSGLKNQLQRARPDFSEKKLGYRSFLQFCKAAATSGMIDLRWSPDVDDYLLDATPS encoded by the coding sequence GTGGATCAAGAAGACCGGATCGCCCTGTTCCTCGACTACGAGAACCTCGCGCTGGGGGCACGCGACCACCATGGCGGGATGGCGTTCGACTTCCGCCCGATCGCCGACGCCCTCGCCGAGCGGGGACGGGTGGTGGTGCGCCGGGCGTACGCGGACTGGTCGTACTTCGACGAGGACCGCCGGATGCTCACCCGGTCGCACGTCGAACTCATCGAGATACCGCAGCGCATGGGCGCCTCGCGCAAGAACGCCGCCGACATCAAGATGGCCGTCGACGCCGTGGAGCTCGCCTTCGAGCGCGCGTACATCTCGACGTTCGTGATCTGCACCGGCGACAGCGACTTCACCCCGCTCGTCCACAAGCTCCGCGAGCTCAACAAGCGCGTCATCGGGGTCGGCATCGAGAAGTCCACCTCGGCGCTGCTGCCGCCCGCGTGCGACGAGTTCCTCTACTACGACCGCCTCGAGGGAGTCGACATCCCTACGACGCGCGCCCGGCGCGGCCGCCCCGGCCGGGTGCCGAGTCCGGAGCCGCAGCCGGTCGAGCCGCAGCCGGTCGAGCCGCAGCCGGGGGAGCAGGAGCCCGAGCCGCAGCGGGTCGTCGAGGAACCCACCCGCGACGTCGACGCCCTGGCGGTCCTCGTGGCACAGACCGTGGCAGGCCTCCAGGGCAGCTCCAGCGGGCAGGTGACCGCCTCCGGGCTCAAGCGCACCCTGCTGCGGAAGGATCCGACGTTCAGCGAATCCGACTACGGGTTCCGCGCCTTCGGCGAACTCCTGCGCCACCTTGCCGGGCACAACGTGATCGAGCTGGCCGAGGGCCCGGCCAAGGGCGACCCGGAGGTGTCGCTGCCGGAGCACGGCGACCGGGAGGTGGCGTTCGGCCTGCTCCGCTCCGTCGTCCTCGACCTGGCTGGCGACGAGGGCTCGGTGGCCCTGTCCGGCCTGAAGAACCAGCTGCAGCGGGCCAGGCCCGACTTCAGCGAGAAGAAGCTGGGCTACCGAAGCTTCCTCCAGTTCTGCAAGGCGGCCGCCACCAGCGGCATGATCGACCTGCGATGGAGCCCGGACGTCGACGACTACCTCCTCGACGCGACGCCTTCGTGA
- a CDS encoding IS4 family transposase, whose translation MQEKSVITRSIEVAGGVHAPGHLGELTQIIDFDLVDAVLEETGTREKRLRLLPSRVVVYFVLALALLDRCSYRATWGKLTAALAGLCLTRPSISSLSRARRRVGVAPLRRLFETLAGAVGLLGQPGVFYRGLRTVAIDGTHLHVPDEERVTWRYPKRVGDKLEFGYPLLRLLVVIECGTRALLAAAFGPETEGELAYARRLLGVLDRTMLLLADAGFDAAEFLRDVGATGAQFLVRSSARRCPTIQRRLPDGSYLARIGYGSLPALILVRVIEAQVTVTLADGSLRREQWRLITSLTDHTRYPAHELVDLYHERWQAETTYFSIKATMLDGRVLRSRSIPGIEQEVYALLTAYQALIRAAADATCTQPGLDMDRISFTVLIDAAADTITTASGILPGSSTDLLGTIGHAALADLLPAWRRPRIKARSRKNPTSKYSPNAGQHPATTQTYTFHADITIFEKGLASRSRR comes from the coding sequence TTGCAGGAGAAGTCTGTCATCACCCGGTCGATCGAGGTAGCCGGGGGTGTGCACGCGCCCGGACATCTGGGCGAGTTGACCCAGATCATCGACTTCGACCTGGTCGACGCGGTGCTGGAAGAAACCGGGACACGCGAGAAGCGGCTGCGGCTGCTGCCGTCTCGGGTCGTGGTGTACTTCGTCCTCGCACTCGCCCTGCTCGACCGCTGTTCCTACCGAGCGACGTGGGGGAAGCTGACCGCGGCCCTGGCCGGCTTGTGCCTGACGCGGCCGAGTATCTCCTCACTGTCACGCGCTCGCCGCCGGGTCGGAGTAGCGCCGCTACGGCGCCTGTTCGAGACCCTGGCCGGTGCCGTCGGTCTGCTCGGCCAGCCCGGCGTGTTCTACCGGGGCCTGCGTACCGTGGCCATCGACGGCACCCACCTGCACGTGCCCGACGAGGAACGGGTCACCTGGCGCTACCCCAAACGCGTAGGAGACAAGCTGGAGTTCGGCTACCCGCTGCTACGGCTGCTCGTGGTGATCGAGTGTGGGACCCGCGCCCTGCTCGCCGCGGCCTTCGGCCCCGAAACAGAAGGCGAACTGGCTTACGCGCGGCGGCTTCTGGGCGTCCTGGACCGCACGATGCTGCTGCTGGCCGACGCCGGCTTCGACGCCGCGGAATTCCTGCGCGACGTCGGCGCCACCGGCGCGCAGTTCCTGGTCCGCTCATCCGCCCGCCGCTGCCCGACCATCCAGCGTCGCCTACCCGACGGCTCCTACCTGGCCCGCATCGGCTACGGCAGCCTACCCGCTCTCATCCTGGTGCGGGTCATCGAAGCGCAGGTCACCGTCACACTGGCCGACGGCAGCCTGCGGCGCGAGCAGTGGCGGCTGATCACCAGCCTGACAGACCACACCCGCTACCCCGCCCACGAACTCGTGGACCTCTACCACGAACGCTGGCAGGCCGAAACCACGTATTTCTCGATCAAAGCGACCATGCTCGACGGCCGCGTCCTGCGCTCCCGCAGCATCCCCGGGATCGAGCAGGAGGTGTACGCCCTGCTCACCGCCTACCAGGCCCTCATCCGCGCGGCAGCAGACGCCACCTGCACCCAGCCCGGCCTGGACATGGACCGGATCAGCTTCACCGTCCTCATCGACGCCGCCGCCGACACGATCACCACCGCCAGCGGAATCCTTCCCGGCAGCTCAACCGACCTCCTCGGCACGATAGGCCACGCCGCGCTGGCCGACCTCCTACCCGCCTGGCGCCGCCCTCGAATCAAGGCCCGCTCCCGCAAGAACCCGACCAGCAAGTACAGCCCGAACGCCGGACAGCACCCCGCAACCACGCAGACCTACACCTTCCACGCCGACATCACAATCTTCGAAAAGGGGCTTGCCTCCCGCTCACGGCGCTAA
- the istB gene encoding IS21-like element helper ATPase IstB gives MSELVTNRIHASATKLGLPHLAKTLRELTGRADTEAMGYLEFLDLVLEEELAVRDERRFRAGLRLSKLPHHKTLDDYDFSFQPDLDPRKVRDLATLAFVQAKANVALLGPPGVGKTHIAVSLAVAACRAGFTVYFTTLDDMVRHLTAADAIGRLARKLQTYLRPTVLVIDEVGYQPLERPEANLVFQVISKRYEKGSTLLTSNKGFGEWGQVFGDEVLATAILDRLLHHCDVVPINGPSYRLKNRLTAIENVA, from the coding sequence GTGAGTGAGCTGGTCACCAACCGCATCCACGCCAGCGCCACCAAACTCGGCCTGCCTCACCTGGCCAAGACGCTGCGGGAACTCACCGGCCGGGCCGACACCGAAGCCATGGGCTACCTGGAGTTCCTCGACCTCGTCCTGGAAGAGGAACTCGCCGTCCGCGACGAACGCCGCTTCCGCGCCGGGCTACGCCTGTCGAAGCTGCCGCACCACAAGACCCTCGACGACTACGACTTCAGCTTCCAACCCGACCTGGACCCCCGCAAGGTCCGTGACCTCGCGACCCTCGCATTCGTGCAGGCCAAGGCCAACGTCGCTCTCCTCGGCCCACCCGGCGTCGGCAAGACCCACATCGCCGTGTCCCTCGCGGTCGCCGCCTGCCGAGCCGGATTCACCGTCTACTTCACCACCCTCGACGACATGGTCCGCCACCTCACCGCCGCCGACGCGATCGGCCGCCTGGCCCGCAAGCTGCAAACCTACCTACGCCCCACCGTCCTGGTCATCGACGAAGTGGGCTACCAACCCCTCGAACGACCCGAGGCCAACCTCGTCTTCCAAGTGATCTCGAAACGCTACGAGAAGGGCTCCACCCTGCTGACCTCGAACAAAGGCTTCGGCGAATGGGGCCAAGTCTTCGGCGACGAGGTCCTGGCCACCGCCATCCTCGACCGGCTCCTGCACCACTGCGACGTCGTCCCCATCAACGGCCCCAGCTACCGACTCAAGAACCGCCTCACCGCCATCGAGAACGTCGCCTGA
- a CDS encoding Mu transposase domain-containing protein has product MQVTIIRDHVLAGRAFSSLAELDATFMAWVPQRRAVRHRTHGEIIGVRAVRDHAALRPIPARPYVVADRHLRHVGKDCLVAYAGNLYSVPARRVRHRQLVEIRATAATITIHAIVPGLDGTTLLATHQRAVGRGARVVDESHWDGLPDGHTRAVTIGDPDSGQSTARRPARHDGGQGPLQALLNRAAAAQIAVEARPLSVYEQIAAASPFTNRPHLKDVSK; this is encoded by the coding sequence TTGCAGGTCACCATCATCCGCGATCATGTCCTGGCCGGGCGGGCGTTCTCGTCGCTGGCCGAACTCGACGCCACGTTCATGGCCTGGGTGCCACAGCGGCGGGCCGTAAGGCATCGCACCCACGGCGAGATCATCGGCGTGCGGGCGGTCCGCGACCACGCCGCGCTGCGACCGATCCCCGCCCGGCCGTATGTGGTCGCCGACCGGCATCTGCGGCACGTCGGCAAGGACTGCCTGGTCGCCTACGCCGGCAACCTCTACTCCGTGCCGGCCCGACGGGTCCGCCACCGCCAACTCGTGGAGATTCGGGCGACCGCCGCCACGATCACTATTCACGCCATCGTGCCCGGTCTGGACGGCACCACGCTGCTGGCCACGCACCAGCGGGCCGTGGGCCGCGGCGCCCGCGTGGTCGACGAGAGCCACTGGGACGGTCTGCCCGACGGACACACCCGGGCCGTCACCATCGGCGACCCCGACAGCGGGCAGTCGACCGCACGCCGACCGGCCCGTCACGACGGCGGCCAGGGGCCGCTGCAAGCCCTGCTCAACCGGGCCGCCGCCGCCCAGATCGCCGTCGAGGCCCGGCCGCTGTCGGTCTATGAGCAGATCGCTGCGGCCAGCCCGTTCACCAACCGCCCACACCTGAAGGACGTCTCGAAGTGA
- a CDS encoding helix-turn-helix domain-containing protein yields the protein MDVTDEHGAAISTHPGQPSIDDQADDGGGNLGDWAIGQGPDMDWQPSLTPPPAVTHTDAGTIHTGDTPHHPTDEPPTTPAPLHPDQPQPTATSRQVRHPDEARALFDQHANHIATTTSRPTGRAEPAEPDPGTDVTDEHGAAISTHPGQPNIDDQADDGGGNLGDWAIGQGPDMDWQPPLTPPPAVTHTDAGTIHTGDAPHHPTDEPPTTPTPLHPDQHQPAATSRQVRHPDEARALIDQHADHIAATTAQRDQLRQLWHALINHMDDNGTITASESDLAKATSTPQPTVHDRIGVLRDRGLLQRVQEAHGRGAARYGVSDPGRPRQAPLPAPPEGSRWVHNPDEARALIDLHADHIATTTAQRDQLRQLWHALIDRMDDNGTITASESDLTAATSIWQQRVRTRIGVLRDRGLLQLVQEGHGRVGARYGVTDPGRPRQAPLPAPPEGSRWVCDPDEARALFDQHADHIATTTPQRDQLRQLWHALIDRMDDNGTITASEPDLARATSAKQSTVHRRIAALLRGRALLQLIQKGHGSVAARYRVSDPGQPRRTVSRD from the coding sequence ATGGATGTGACCGACGAGCACGGTGCGGCGATCTCCACCCACCCCGGCCAGCCCAGCATCGACGATCAGGCCGACGACGGCGGCGGGAACCTCGGCGACTGGGCCATCGGGCAGGGGCCGGACATGGACTGGCAACCATCCCTCACGCCACCCCCAGCGGTGACCCACACCGACGCCGGCACCATCCACACCGGCGACACCCCCCACCACCCCACCGACGAGCCACCCACCACACCCGCCCCACTGCACCCCGACCAACCCCAACCCACCGCCACCAGCCGACAGGTACGCCACCCGGACGAGGCCCGGGCCCTGTTCGACCAACACGCCAACCACATCGCCACCACAACGTCCCGGCCGACGGGGCGGGCAGAACCGGCGGAGCCGGATCCCGGCACGGATGTGACCGACGAGCACGGTGCGGCGATCTCCACCCACCCCGGCCAGCCCAACATCGACGATCAGGCCGACGACGGCGGCGGGAACCTCGGCGACTGGGCCATCGGGCAGGGGCCGGACATGGACTGGCAACCACCCCTCACGCCACCCCCAGCGGTGACCCACACCGACGCCGGCACCATCCACACCGGCGATGCCCCCCACCACCCCACCGACGAGCCACCCACCACACCCACCCCACTGCACCCCGACCAACACCAACCCGCCGCCACCAGCCGACAGGTACGCCACCCGGACGAGGCCCGGGCCCTGATCGACCAACACGCCGACCACATCGCCGCCACCACAGCGCAGCGAGACCAACTGCGGCAGTTGTGGCACGCCCTGATCAACCACATGGACGACAACGGAACCATCACCGCCAGCGAGTCAGACCTCGCCAAGGCGACATCCACACCGCAGCCGACGGTGCATGACCGGATCGGGGTATTGCGCGACCGTGGTCTGCTGCAGCGGGTCCAAGAAGCACACGGTCGCGGGGCGGCACGGTACGGGGTGAGCGACCCGGGCCGGCCCCGGCAAGCACCGCTGCCCGCCCCTCCCGAGGGCAGCCGGTGGGTGCACAACCCGGACGAGGCCCGAGCCCTGATCGACCTGCACGCCGACCACATCGCCACCACCACAGCGCAGCGGGACCAGCTGCGGCAGTTGTGGCACGCCCTGATCGACCGGATGGACGACAACGGAACCATCACCGCCAGCGAGTCAGACCTCACCGCGGCGACATCCATATGGCAGCAGAGGGTGCGTACCCGGATCGGGGTACTGCGCGACCGTGGTCTGCTGCAGCTGGTCCAGGAAGGCCATGGTCGTGTGGGGGCGCGGTACGGAGTGACCGACCCGGGTCGGCCCCGGCAAGCACCGCTGCCCGCCCCTCCCGAGGGCAGCCGGTGGGTGTGCGACCCGGACGAGGCCCGGGCCCTGTTCGACCAACACGCCGACCACATCGCCACCACCACACCGCAGCGGGACCAGCTGCGGCAGTTGTGGCACGCCCTGATCGACCGCATGGACGACAACGGAACCATCACCGCCAGCGAGCCAGACCTCGCCAGGGCGACATCCGCAAAGCAGTCGACGGTGCATCGCCGCATCGCGGCATTACTGCGCGGCAGAGCTCTGCTGCAGCTGATCCAGAAAGGTCACGGCAGCGTGGCGGCGCGGTACCGGGTGAGCGATCCGGGTCAGCCCCGGCGGACCGTGTCAAGGGACTGA